TCGATCACTTCTTCTAGAGTTGTATCTGGTTTGGCGTAAGCAATGTTTTTGTAGAGGGTGCCAGAGAATAAAGTGGTTTCTTGAAAGACGATGCCGATATGCGATCGCAGACTCTCCAGCGTGAAATCTCGCACATCTCGGCCATCAATTCGGATTGAACCAGAGGTGACATCATAGAAACGAGGTAACAGGTTCATAATGGTGCTTTTGCCAGAACCCGTCATGCCCAAAATAGCGATCAGTTCCTTAGGTTTAGTTTCAAAGGAAACCCCTTTCAGGGCTTCAGTTGTGGCTCCGGGATAGCGGAAGAAAACATGCTCAAATGTGATTCTGCCCACACAACTGTCAAATAAAATAGCGTTGGGGCGATCGCGGATTTCAATTTTGGCATCTACTACCTCATAGACTCGTTCGGCTGAAGCAGCGGCTTGAGCGATCGCGGGGGCAGCAAAACCAATCAACAGAATGGGTTGCAGAATCAACAGCAGGTAGGAGTTGAACGCCACCAGTTCACCAATCGAGAAGCGTCCACCAATTACGGCTGCACCCCCGTATCCCACTACCACGACGGTCACCAAGTTACTCAGCAAAAAGATAAAAGGAAAGGTGTCTCGAATGGCTCGAATCGTCTTCATATTGGTTTTGACGAGAGCATCATTCAGCGTCGTGTAGCGCGTTGTTTCGGTGGACTCCCGCACAAACGCTTTCACCACCCGCACCCCAAACAAGTTCTCCTGCAATACTGCGTTCAAGTCGCCGAGCTGCTGTTGCACCTGCCCAAATAAACTACTCGTTTTGCTGAGAAATTGGGCCATCAGCCATCCTGCCATCGGCACCACAGTTAGCGTAATCAGCGCCAATTGCCAATTCATCAGCAGCAAAATGGCAGCGACGCTTACCAAGGTCACGATCGCACTAATGACCTGCATCAAGCTTGTGCTTAAAAATGTGCGAATTTGCTCGATATCACTAGTGACACGAGTGAGCAGTTGTGAGGTTTGCGATTGGTCGTGGTAACTAAAACTGAGGTTTTGAATTTTACTAAAAATATTGTTTCGCAGATCGTAAGCCACGCCTTGGGATACTGCTTCAGCCCAAAAACTTTGACCAAAGTTAAATAGACCTCTGGCGATCGCGGCTGCCACCATCCACCCCGCACTATAGAGCACCACCTGCAAGTTTTTCTGAGCGATCCCGGCGTCAATGCCCCACCGAAACAGTTGAGGTGTCACAGCATAGGCAGCGGTTAAAAGTAAGGTGCTAAGCAAAGCTCCGATCGCTGTCCAACGGTAAGCACTCAAACTGCCCAGGACTCGCTGGAGTGGGTGTGGGGGCGAAGTTTCTCGTAGGTTTGGTGACTGAACCAAGGAAATTCCCTCTACTGTATGTGGCAATTTTCGGCTGATTTAGCGTAATCCTGAATCACCATTCGACGGATTTTCTACCAGTTTTTTCCCAAATCTGACCCAAATCCGAACTAAGGCGATCGCTCTTCTATCGTTAAAATCGTCTAGTTGAGGAACTAGCGTATCAGCAGGAAGAGGGCAAACTACTAACCTAAAGCTAGCCTAGAGATTAAGAGCCAGAAAAACGGAGCCACAAAAACGGAGGGAGTAAAGATGCAGGATATACCGTTTACGTTCTTTATTGTCTTTGGCTTTGTTTGGGTGGTTATGGGCATTGCAGCGGTCATTGCTATCCTCAAGGCCGATGGGCAAGAAATCCGTTTTGGTAAGCAAGGTCTGCTTGTTGCCATTCCCATCCTCATTCCCATTGTTTTCACTCTGCTTTATCAAGTGTTCAGGTCGCTAAGCTTAGGGCACCACGCCTAAGTGTAACGAGCCTGACACACTCGCCAATCTGGCCTGAACTGGGATGTCTATACTGGAAGCACCTCCAATATCCACCAGTTTTAGTTAGCCTCCTACGTTCTCCAGCTCCTTTCCAGCAAGCCCCGCCCGCGATGCGGCCACAAAATTATGGATGACTTACTTAAAGAATTTGAAGACCTCTTAGATCAAGGATTTGAGGGTCTATTAGAGATTGTCAGGACGCTGGAAGGCAGAGCGGAACCGGAAGAGTTTCAGGCAGAAGTAAGGCGTAATACTTCCAAGACTGACAGTGCCGAGAGCGGTAGGACAACTACGACGGAGCGGCCCAACTCGACATCTGCGGCTAGCAGTCGCACCCAAGCTAGACCCACTTCCCCTCGTCCATCCTCAACCACTGATGAGGTGATTATCACGCCTCCTCCAGCGGATAGCGTCGCAACTGTTTCTCTGTCAGGCGTAGGTGGTCTGTCTGAGGTGATTCGAGAACTACGAGAATTAGTTGAACTGCCTCTAAAACGTCCTGATTTACTCACTTCTTTAGGGCTAGAACCACCTAAAGGAGTGCTACTAGCGGGGCCTCCGGGCACAGGTAAAACGCTGACAGCGCGGGCCTTAGCTCAGGAATTAGGAGTCAACTACATCGCCATTGTTGGCCCAGAGGTGATGGGCAAGTACTACGGCGAGGCTGAGGCACGGCTACGCAGCATTTTCATGAAAGCGGCTCGCTCAGCTCCTTGCATTGTCTTTATTGATGAGATTGACAGCCTCGCTCCCGATCGCGCCAAGGTAGAAGGAGAGGTAGAAAAGCGGGTAGTCGCCCAACTGTTGAGCTTGATGGATGGTTTCGCCAAAAGCAAAGGCGTGATTGTCCTCGCTGCCACCAACCGCCCCGATCATCTTGATCCTGCCTTACGCCGTCCCGGACGCTTTGACCGAGAAGTGCAGTTTCGCGTTCCTAATCGAGTAGGACGATTAGAGATTCTCCAGATCTTGACGCAGACTATGCCCCTAGAACGTTCTGTCGATTTGGCAGCGATCGCGGATCTCTCAGTTGGAATGGTGGGCGCAGACCTGAAAGCGCTATGCCAGAAAGCTGCTTATACTGCTTTGCGACGGCATGTTCCTGCTTTAGATGGCCCGATTTCTGCCAACTTAACCGTATCCCAAGCTGATTTTCTCCAAGCAATTAAGGAGATCAAGCCAGCAGTGTTGCGATCGGTAGAAGTAGAATCGCCCAACGTCTCCTGGGATGCGATCGGCGGATTAGATAGCTTGAAGCAGACTCTCCAAGAGTCAGTCGAGGGAGCATTGCTCTACCCTGAACTCTACCAACGCACCAAAGCCAAAGCGCCACGGGGTATCTTGCTTTGGGGGCCTCCAGGAACAGGCAAAACGATGCTTGCCAAGGCAGTCGCCTCTCAAGCTCGCGCTAACTTTATTGCAGTTAACGGCCCAGAACTGCTGAGCAAGTGGGTCGGTGCTTCCGAACAAGCAGTGCGAGAACTGTTTACTAAAGCCCGTCAAGCCGCTCCCTGTGTGATCTTTATTGATGAGATCGATACGCTAGCCCCAGCCAGGGGGAGTTCTGGAGATTCAGGCGTGAGCGATCGCGTCGTCGGCCAATTACTCACGGAACTAGACGGCCTGCACGAATGCCCCAACGTTCTACTAATCGGAGCCACCAATCGCCCAGAAGCCCTTGACCCTGCCCTATTGCGATCGGGCCGCTTAGACTTGCAACTGAAAGTTGATTTACCTGATCAAGCCAGCCGTCTCGCCATCTTGGAAGTTCACAACAGCGATCGCCCTCTAGCCGCAGTCGATCTATCTCACTGGGCAGCTCAAACCGAAGGCTGGAACGGTGCTGATTTAACCTTATTGAGCAACCAAGCCGCCTTAGAAGCCATCCGTCGTTACCGTAAACAAGGTCGCACAGACCCCAGTAGCATCCAAATTACAGCCGAGGATTTCACAGCCGCACATCAACGCCTCTGCGAACAACGGCACGTGTAGGGGCGTAGCGTGGCTACTAAGGTTCAAAAAGGAGTGTCAGATTTTAGATGTAGCGTTTTGCCAGATTGAGGATGCTGAAAACGCAGCTTTCTTGCGTGCAGATGTAATCGATTGGTGTCTGCGTTGCATCCATACAAGCGATCGCCCAATATCGGCACCCCCAAACCTTGAAGATCAGCCGCATGCACCCTCAGTTGATGAGTTCGTCCTGTCACCGGAAAGAATTCCACACGGGTACGATCTCCCTCTCTCCCCATAACCCGAAAGCGAGTGATGCTGGGCTTGCCCTGTTGCCAATCTACTTTTTGATAAGGGCGATCGCTAGGATCTCCCCACAACGGCAGCTCAATCACACCCTGCTCTGTGCTAACCACTCCTGCCACAAATACCTCATAAACCTTTTGCACTTGCCGCGCTTGAAACTGTTGGCTCAATTGCCGATGCATTTCTGGGTCGCGAGCCAGGACTAAGATGCCAGAAGTTTCCTGATCTAAACGATGAACAGGCAAAAGCGCTGCACCGTCAGGCAGGAGATACCGTAAACGGCTGAGAACACTATCTTGGCGATCGCGATAGCGTCCGGGTACAGACAGCAAGCCCGCAGGTTTATCAATAGCAATCAGCCATTCATCTTCGTAAAGGGTTGTTAAACCCTCTACACTTGGCCCCCCTAGCCCCCCAATTCTGGGGGGAACCTGCTCAAAGTCTTGCAGCCTTGGAGAGCAAACTCCTGACAGGAGAAATCCCATTAATGGCTGACATCGTTCTACACAAGCACTATAGAACTGTCCTTGAACTTTATCGCCAGCAGCCGAAGTTGGCCCCCACCAAAACTCTGCCATTCCTAAGGGCTTGAGACCATGCGTGGCAGCATAGTGGAGCAATTTGGGCGCACAACAATCTCCCGTTCCCATTGGAGCGGAGTTCCCCAACACCAACTGTTCTAAGGAAAGAGACTGCCCCGCAAAATTGGTTAGATAATAAGCCTGCTGCATCTCGGTTTGTAGCTGGTGAGATAAAGCCTTGCGCTGTTGTTTGAGTTCTCTTATCTTGAGATCTGCTGCTAATATTATCTTTTGCAGCGATCGCAACTCAGTATCTCTTTCTTGTTTCAATCGTCGCCGTTCTATCCCATCCTGACGACTGGCTTCATCCAGTTGTTGTAGCGCGATCGCCAAATCTTCTCCAGCCAATCTTCCTGAAAGGATCTGGCGTTTCTCCTGTCGTTGTTGTTTGCGTGCTCGATGGCGATTGCTGATTTCCTGGAAACGTTGCTCCCACTCCTGACATAACTGTTGGTACTGTTGCCGTTCTGGTAATTCCTGAAGAGTGATAATCTCCTGTTTCAAAGCATCTAGTTCTGCCACGATCTGAGCTTCTATTAATGCCACTCGATCGCGTCCAGGGATCGGAGGCACCCATCCTTCCACTTGGCTTTGACTGTTCAGTAGCCCGGAAAAAGCTTTCAGAACTCGCTGTTCTCCGGATGGTAGTTCTACCAGCAACACCCCATACATTTTGCCCTCATGGGAGTAGGTAGTATCCTGGGCCAACTGTTGCATCAAACCTTGAGCGATCGCTTCTGCCAAGAAAGTACGAGGCAATCTCAACCAAGCACCACTTTGGGGACAGCATCCTTCATACCAGTAGCTAGGAATGGTATCGCTGATAGTGAAGTCGTTGCTAATGAAATCAGAGAGACTCTGTAAAACCGCCATACCTGGTGCTAAACCCACTGCCCCCTGAGGAGATTGATCTGTTATCTACTACTCTAAAGCGCGATGCGACCCAGAAAGAATTAACCTTGTTGGATGAAAAATCTCTCATGCAGTTGGAGGAGGCGATCGCTCAGCTTGCCTCTTGATAATAAACGCAATGAAACGGATGCCATCAACAAGCCCAGCATCCTATGGCTACAAAGCCAAAGAGCATTTTTTAGTTAATCGATTTTGAGGAAATTCTGTGCAGAAGAACATGCTTGCCTGTGCCAAGGCTTTAGGAATTCTATTGTTTGCGATCGCCCCAGCCCAAGCCATCACCTACGGTGAGCCAGATGGCAACAGACATCCGAATGTAGGTGCCATGATGGTAGATGCAGGAAGGGGACTTCGGGCAATTTGTTCAGGAACACTCATTTCTCCCAAGATTTTTTTAACCGCATCCCATTGTATTGAAGCGGCTGAATCCCGTGGTATTACCCAAGCCTTTGTCTCCTTTGACTCCGAGCTGACGGAAGGTTCAACCGTCTTTCCAGGAAAAATGCGGATCAATCCGGGCTACAACAAAAGCCAATCGGATACAGGGGATATCGGCGTCATTGAGCTAGATCAACCAGTCACTGGTATCACTCCTGCTCAACTCCCGACAGCAGGTTTTTTTGACCAAGAGGCTGCCAAGAATGGTTTAAGAGATAAGAAATTTACGGCAGTAGGTTACGGTTCGCTAGAGCGGCAAGTAGGAGGCGGGCAGCCGAGTTTTGGCCGCAGCAACTTACGCATGGTTTCTACTTCCAGTTTCAATGCCATTAACCCCACAGTACTCCGCATGTCACAAAATCCAGCTACAGGAGATGGTGGTGCTTGTTTTGGCGACTCCGGCGGACCTAATTTTCTGGGTACTACAAATGTTGTCGCTGCGATAACCGTCTCTGGAGACTCCGTCTGCCGAGCTACGAATGTCACGTATCGACTGGATACAGAATCAGCTCGTAACTTCTTGAAAAACTATATGACGCTGCCTTAAAAACAGGTAGATACAATGCTGAAATGTTTAAGCTTGGCTACTAGTTTATCTGCGATCGCGCTTCTGTCAAACGTTGAGGTAGCTTCCAGCCGTCCCCTCTTTAGGATTACAGATTATCCTTTAGAACCCAACTCTAACTTGGTTTCCTTAACCTGCTATGCCCAAACAGAAGCGGGTCAAGTTATTAACCTAACGCAGTTATGCAGTCAAAGCCAACCACAAGCGAATTGTAGCCCTGCATATCCTGACATCTGTATTTCACCAAAGTTATCTAGTCTGACTTGTAACGACATCCCTTATCGAAATTTTCGGGTGCTACCGCCTGATCCTTATGGGCTTGACCCAAACAAGAATCAGCGTGGCTGTGAGCCTTTAGTTGGGCAGTCACCTATACGACATCATTGGTGGCGAGGCAAGTAGCCTCAAGCAAAGCCTCCCAGCAGCTCTCAAACTCTGAGTTTAGCGATCAGGGGACGATGATCAGAAACGCTGGGAGGTGCTGTAGCCACCTGCTCAACTCGGATATTAGGGCTGACAAGGATATGGTCGAGAGGAATCTTGATGAATTGGAAAAATTTGTGGGTTGAAGGAGTTGCTTTGCCAGAGGTTGCATAATACCAGGTGGGATGCAAGCCATGCCCCGTAGCGGCATTCCGCAAGCGCGATCGCTGAGTAAACTCATGCAAATAGAATGACCATGCCGTTGTGTTGAAATCCCCCATGACAATCAGCGGTGTTTTCTGTTGTTTTGTATATGCTGCTAAGGTTCGCAGCACTTGATTGCGACGGTTGAAGTAGTTCTTGTTTTGAGGGGCAGGAGGCCGCACCACAATCACTTGAACAGGTTTGCCTGCGATCTCTAGAGTGGCGAAGAGGCTATGATGGGGCGATTTGAGATTGTCTGTTCTTGCCGTCTGAATGGGATATCGACTAAACAAGCTAAGATTGCCACCCGTAGCTCGGTAATAGTGAGGATATAAATCTTGCACCTGATTCCACAACTCAGCCGCTTGCTCCTTAGTCGGTTCAACCAAACTAAAAATATCAGCAGGATAATCTCTGATTAGTTTTACGATCGCGGCTGTTTCCCATAACTGGTAGTTGACGTTGTAAGTCATAGCAGTGACAGGAGTCCCACCCGCTTTCATATCCTGAAATTTAGGGATATACCAACTCAGCGTGAATTGAGCGTAGAAGATCAGTGCGATCGCCAAAACAATTTGCAAACTCCACTTGCGCCGTAAGGGTTTGACCAAGAACAAACTAAGCCATAACAGCAGTGTTACTCCCGCAAACCACAAGTAACCTGTGCCAATAATCTCAAAAAGCCAAAACTTATACCACCAAGCCGTTGCCAAACTCAGACCCAATAGAGTAATAGTTACTATCCAGAGAATCAAGTTGAGCAAGATCATGAGTTAAACATGCACTAATCTAGGTGGAGGAGCTTCTTTAAGGCTCACCCTTGTCCTTGACTGAAAACAAAACCAATCAATGGGATTCCGCACTCTAGCTCTGGTGTATTCTCAAAACTGCGCTGTATCAGGGCTTTTCGCATCGTCGTCAGCAGTTTCTCATCATCTGAATTTGTGTATGGCGATCGCAAACTACCGCAACTTTTTGTTAGAACAGAATAGCAGGCCCATTTTCAGGTTCCATGACTGCTACAAGCATCAATCCCTATTTGGCTGGCAACTTTGCCCCTATCCGCACTGAGATCACAGTTGAAGACCTCCCTGTTATCGGAGAACTTCCGGCTGATCTCAACGGCATGTTTGTTCGCAACGGCCCCAACCCACAATTTTCGCCCCTCGGTCGCTACCACTGGTTTGACGGCGATGGCATGTTGCATGGTGTACAGATTGAAAATGGTAAAGCCAGCTACCGCAACCGATACGTTCGCACAATGGGATATGAAGCCGAGCGAGCAGCAGGCAAAGCTTTGTGGGGTGGTATGTTGGAACCCACACCTCCCAATAACCCCTATGGGCCTGTTAAAAACGTTGCCAATACTGCCTTGGTGTGGCATCGCGATCGCCTGCTTGCTACTTGGGAAGGGGGTGTGCCCCACGCGATCACGGTGCCTGAGCTAGATACCATCGGCCCCGAAACTTATCAAGGGAAGCTCACCTCCGCCTTTACGGCTCACCCCAAAGTAGATCCAGTGACAGGTGAGATGCTGTTCTTTGGCTACTCCCTCTTCCAGCCGCCCTACTTGCAGTACAGCATTATTTCTCCTGAAGGGGAACTTATTCGCACCGTCCCGATCGATCTTCCGGTAGGCGTGATGATGCATGACTTCGCCATCACCGAGCACTACACGATATTTCTCGATCTACCGATGGAATTTCGCCCGGAGCGAATGCAACAGGGACAGCCTCCCTTGGTATTCCGCCGCGATCGCCCCAGCCGTTTTGGCATTTTACCCCGTTATGGAGATAACGATTCGATTCAGTGGTTTGAGGCTTCCAGTTGCTATATCTTCCACACGCTCAATGCTTATGAATCCGGTGATGAGGTGATTTTACTAGCCTGTCGGATGAGCGAGGTAGATGTCCTTGGTGCTGCTGATTCACCAATGCATGATGAAGATGACCTCTCTCAGGATGACTCTGGCGCTCCTAGGCTGTACCGTTGGCGCTTCAACCTCAAAACGGGTGGTGTTCATGAAGAGAAATTAAGCGATCGCACTGGCGAATTTCCTCGAATTAACGAGCACTATACAGGCCGCCCAAACCGCTATGGTTATTTAGCTAAGAGCGCTCAGGGTTCTATGCCCCGGTTCGATGGTTTCATTAAATATGATTTCACGACTGGAGCGACTCAAATTCATGAATTTGGCGCAGAACGCTATGGCGGAGAAGGTGTCTTTGTACCCCGACCCAACGCAACGGCTGAGGATGATGGTTGGCTGATGACCTATGTGCATGACCAGACCACAGATACCTCTGAATTAGTGATGATCAACGCTCAGGATTTTGCTGGAGAACCTGTTGCCCGTATCCCTCTCCCTCAGCGAGTTCCCTACGGGTTTCATGGCATTTGGGTTCCATAACTTCTTAGAGCCTCAGTAGATCGCAAATTCTCTAGGAAAGGGTAGGGTCAGGCTAAAAGCATTAGATCAAGCCATGACGACCTACCCATCTTCATTATCTCCTGCTCCCGCTTTGACCGACGAAGGGACACTGGAAGCTGCCCTTGATTGTCTACTCGCATCTGTTCCACTGAACATGGAAGGCGGATACACCCCCCAAGACCTATTCGAGATCCTGCTGCGGGCTGCCAGCCGAGGCGATAGCATCGAACACACGGCTCAACGCTTGCAAGGTACACCCAGTGGTAATGGTATCCGCTATCACTTGGATAAGTTGGATGAGATGGCCACACTGGAGAGCCAACTCAATGCGGCTCTGCAAAGCCGAATTCCACCCAAGATTTGCAGAAGGCAGCATCGCATTGCCATCGATTTACACTTAATTCCCTACTACGGCAACCCAAGTGAGGTGGAGGCTCCCTACATCTACCGCTCTCAAGCTAAAGCTGGAACTACCTCATTCTTCGCCTATGCCACAGTCTATGTTGTCTGTCGTCACAAACGTGTGACCCTAGGGATTCATGCAGTGCATCGTCAAGAAACCTTAGTGGCGACCCTGACTTATTTGCTCGCAAGGTTGAGTCCGCTGCGAGTCCGAGTCAAACGGCTTTACTTGGATCGAGGGTTCTATAGTGTCCCTGTCATCCGTTGGCTGAAGGCATTGCAGATTCCCTTCCTGATGCCTGCGGTGATTCGGGGCAAAACTGGAGGAACCCGTCAACTGCTAAGGGGACGGCGCAGCTACCAGACACCCTACACCCTCAACAGTCCCCAGTATGGTTCGGTCAACTGTCAGATGCGGGTGATTTGTAACTATTACAAAGGGCTCAAGGGCAAGCATGGGATTCAATACACTGTCTATGTACTGCACCGGGTGAAGGTTGCCCTGCACCAGACCCATCGGCATTACAAAGACCGGTTTGGCATTGAAACCAGTTACAGGATCAAGAACCAGTGTCGCATCCGCACCACGAGTAAAAATCCTGTAACCCGCTTTCTGTTTGTCGCTCTAGCGTTTGTCCTAGTCAATCTTTGGGTGTATTTGCTGTGGTTCTTTATCAGTTGGACGCAACGAGGAGGACGAGTGGTTTACCGAGAACTGTTTGCACTCAAGACAATGCTGGAGTTCCTATCCCAAGCAGTGGAGCGGCATTTTCCAGTCATCACAGCAATCTACTTACCCGCTCTGGAATGAATTTGCGATCTACTGAGCCTACATTCAGGCTGCGATCGCCATGAGGATGACATTGAGTGGAAGTTAGACCTAAAATGAAGTGTCACTTCAATCAAAGTTGATTTAACAGGATTTAATGCAAAAAGTATCATCTCCGCCTTCCACTTTGACCGCTGCTGGTTTTCATGCCCTTTCCGATCCGCTGCGTCTCCAGGTTTTGGATTTGCTCAGAAGCCAAGAGCTTTGCGTTTGCGATCTCTGTGAAGCTTTGGCAGTCAGCCAATCCAAGCTATCTTTTCATCTGAAAACGTTGAAGGAGGCGCAGCTTGTCCAAGCAAGGCAGGAGGGACGCTGGATTTACTACAGTCTCAACTTGCCTCAGTTCGTAGTTTTAGAGCAACACCTATCCGAGTTTCGTCGTTTCAGCCCGATCTTACCTGCTCGCAGTTGCCGAGATAACGCCTAACCCCTATCGAACTTACTTTAAGCTATATCGTTGCAAGTCTATCAGTGACAAAACTTGCTTGACATATCAATTTTTATTGAAATAATGGATGTAGTTTCGGTATTAAGTTGCACATGCGGGCAGCAAAGACTTTGGCAAAACCAAGGCAATGGAGAACCAAACATCTGACGTTTCCTGCCTGTCGGCAGGAGGCGATCGCGGAAGCGGTAGGCACTTTTATTCTGGTGTTTGCGGGCACCGGAGCTGTTATGGTGAACCAGCTTAGCGATGGTGCTGTGACTCACCTTGGCGTTAGTTT
This region of Trichocoleus desertorum NBK24 genomic DNA includes:
- a CDS encoding trypsin-like serine protease: MQKNMLACAKALGILLFAIAPAQAITYGEPDGNRHPNVGAMMVDAGRGLRAICSGTLISPKIFLTASHCIEAAESRGITQAFVSFDSELTEGSTVFPGKMRINPGYNKSQSDTGDIGVIELDQPVTGITPAQLPTAGFFDQEAAKNGLRDKKFTAVGYGSLERQVGGGQPSFGRSNLRMVSTSSFNAINPTVLRMSQNPATGDGGACFGDSGGPNFLGTTNVVAAITVSGDSVCRATNVTYRLDTESARNFLKNYMTLP
- a CDS encoding RluA family pseudouridine synthase, which codes for MAVLQSLSDFISNDFTISDTIPSYWYEGCCPQSGAWLRLPRTFLAEAIAQGLMQQLAQDTTYSHEGKMYGVLLVELPSGEQRVLKAFSGLLNSQSQVEGWVPPIPGRDRVALIEAQIVAELDALKQEIITLQELPERQQYQQLCQEWEQRFQEISNRHRARKQQRQEKRQILSGRLAGEDLAIALQQLDEASRQDGIERRRLKQERDTELRSLQKIILAADLKIRELKQQRKALSHQLQTEMQQAYYLTNFAGQSLSLEQLVLGNSAPMGTGDCCAPKLLHYAATHGLKPLGMAEFWWGPTSAAGDKVQGQFYSACVERCQPLMGFLLSGVCSPRLQDFEQVPPRIGGLGGPSVEGLTTLYEDEWLIAIDKPAGLLSVPGRYRDRQDSVLSRLRYLLPDGAALLPVHRLDQETSGILVLARDPEMHRQLSQQFQARQVQKVYEVFVAGVVSTEQGVIELPLWGDPSDRPYQKVDWQQGKPSITRFRVMGREGDRTRVEFFPVTGRTHQLRVHAADLQGLGVPILGDRLYGCNADTNRLHLHARKLRFQHPQSGKTLHLKSDTPF
- a CDS encoding endonuclease/exonuclease/phosphatase family protein, with the protein product MILLNLILWIVTITLLGLSLATAWWYKFWLFEIIGTGYLWFAGVTLLLWLSLFLVKPLRRKWSLQIVLAIALIFYAQFTLSWYIPKFQDMKAGGTPVTAMTYNVNYQLWETAAIVKLIRDYPADIFSLVEPTKEQAAELWNQVQDLYPHYYRATGGNLSLFSRYPIQTARTDNLKSPHHSLFATLEIAGKPVQVIVVRPPAPQNKNYFNRRNQVLRTLAAYTKQQKTPLIVMGDFNTTAWSFYLHEFTQRSRLRNAATGHGLHPTWYYATSGKATPSTHKFFQFIKIPLDHILVSPNIRVEQVATAPPSVSDHRPLIAKLRV
- a CDS encoding AAA family ATPase → MDDLLKEFEDLLDQGFEGLLEIVRTLEGRAEPEEFQAEVRRNTSKTDSAESGRTTTTERPNSTSAASSRTQARPTSPRPSSTTDEVIITPPPADSVATVSLSGVGGLSEVIRELRELVELPLKRPDLLTSLGLEPPKGVLLAGPPGTGKTLTARALAQELGVNYIAIVGPEVMGKYYGEAEARLRSIFMKAARSAPCIVFIDEIDSLAPDRAKVEGEVEKRVVAQLLSLMDGFAKSKGVIVLAATNRPDHLDPALRRPGRFDREVQFRVPNRVGRLEILQILTQTMPLERSVDLAAIADLSVGMVGADLKALCQKAAYTALRRHVPALDGPISANLTVSQADFLQAIKEIKPAVLRSVEVESPNVSWDAIGGLDSLKQTLQESVEGALLYPELYQRTKAKAPRGILLWGPPGTGKTMLAKAVASQARANFIAVNGPELLSKWVGASEQAVRELFTKARQAAPCVIFIDEIDTLAPARGSSGDSGVSDRVVGQLLTELDGLHECPNVLLIGATNRPEALDPALLRSGRLDLQLKVDLPDQASRLAILEVHNSDRPLAAVDLSHWAAQTEGWNGADLTLLSNQAALEAIRRYRKQGRTDPSSIQITAEDFTAAHQRLCEQRHV
- a CDS encoding helix-turn-helix transcriptional regulator → MQKVSSPPSTLTAAGFHALSDPLRLQVLDLLRSQELCVCDLCEALAVSQSKLSFHLKTLKEAQLVQARQEGRWIYYSLNLPQFVVLEQHLSEFRRFSPILPARSCRDNA
- a CDS encoding carotenoid oxygenase family protein, which translates into the protein MTATSINPYLAGNFAPIRTEITVEDLPVIGELPADLNGMFVRNGPNPQFSPLGRYHWFDGDGMLHGVQIENGKASYRNRYVRTMGYEAERAAGKALWGGMLEPTPPNNPYGPVKNVANTALVWHRDRLLATWEGGVPHAITVPELDTIGPETYQGKLTSAFTAHPKVDPVTGEMLFFGYSLFQPPYLQYSIISPEGELIRTVPIDLPVGVMMHDFAITEHYTIFLDLPMEFRPERMQQGQPPLVFRRDRPSRFGILPRYGDNDSIQWFEASSCYIFHTLNAYESGDEVILLACRMSEVDVLGAADSPMHDEDDLSQDDSGAPRLYRWRFNLKTGGVHEEKLSDRTGEFPRINEHYTGRPNRYGYLAKSAQGSMPRFDGFIKYDFTTGATQIHEFGAERYGGEGVFVPRPNATAEDDGWLMTYVHDQTTDTSELVMINAQDFAGEPVARIPLPQRVPYGFHGIWVP
- a CDS encoding ABC transporter ATP-binding protein — translated: MVQSPNLRETSPPHPLQRVLGSLSAYRWTAIGALLSTLLLTAAYAVTPQLFRWGIDAGIAQKNLQVVLYSAGWMVAAAIARGLFNFGQSFWAEAVSQGVAYDLRNNIFSKIQNLSFSYHDQSQTSQLLTRVTSDIEQIRTFLSTSLMQVISAIVTLVSVAAILLLMNWQLALITLTVVPMAGWLMAQFLSKTSSLFGQVQQQLGDLNAVLQENLFGVRVVKAFVRESTETTRYTTLNDALVKTNMKTIRAIRDTFPFIFLLSNLVTVVVVGYGGAAVIGGRFSIGELVAFNSYLLLILQPILLIGFAAPAIAQAAASAERVYEVVDAKIEIRDRPNAILFDSCVGRITFEHVFFRYPGATTEALKGVSFETKPKELIAILGMTGSGKSTIMNLLPRFYDVTSGSIRIDGRDVRDFTLESLRSHIGIVFQETTLFSGTLYKNIAYAKPDTTLEEVIEVAKTAQMHDFITGLPDGYETIVGERGVGLSGGQKQRIAIARTLLTDYKILILDDSTSAVDAKTAAQIQAALDNLMRQKACTTFVIAQRISTVQNADRILLMDKGRLVSQGTHEELMCSSPLYGAILESQVKQKERV
- a CDS encoding ISH3 family transposase, whose amino-acid sequence is MTTYPSSLSPAPALTDEGTLEAALDCLLASVPLNMEGGYTPQDLFEILLRAASRGDSIEHTAQRLQGTPSGNGIRYHLDKLDEMATLESQLNAALQSRIPPKICRRQHRIAIDLHLIPYYGNPSEVEAPYIYRSQAKAGTTSFFAYATVYVVCRHKRVTLGIHAVHRQETLVATLTYLLARLSPLRVRVKRLYLDRGFYSVPVIRWLKALQIPFLMPAVIRGKTGGTRQLLRGRRSYQTPYTLNSPQYGSVNCQMRVICNYYKGLKGKHGIQYTVYVLHRVKVALHQTHRHYKDRFGIETSYRIKNQCRIRTTSKNPVTRFLFVALAFVLVNLWVYLLWFFISWTQRGGRVVYRELFALKTMLEFLSQAVERHFPVITAIYLPALE